A DNA window from Agarivorans sp. TSD2052 contains the following coding sequences:
- the nadE gene encoding ammonia-dependent NAD(+) synthetase, whose amino-acid sequence MKQAILAEMKVLPEIDPEYEVARRIDFIKARLQQAGLKTLVLGISGGVDSTTTGRLAQLAVEQLNEQTNSQDYRFIAMRLPYGEQKDEADAQLALGFIKPSYIVTTNIKDGTEGLHQSASSSLQAAGLAIPEQAAVDFAKGNVKARMRMIAQYEIAGLTGALVIGTDHSAENLTGFYTKHGDGACDLAPIFGLNKRQVRQVAGYLGAPEPLIGKAPTADLEEDRPQLPDEVALGVTYDQIDDFLEGKTVDSAVEQKLIAIYQRTQHKRQAIPTIYD is encoded by the coding sequence ATGAAACAAGCAATATTGGCAGAGATGAAAGTACTGCCAGAGATTGATCCGGAATATGAAGTGGCCCGCCGCATTGATTTCATCAAAGCGCGTCTACAACAAGCCGGTTTAAAAACGTTAGTATTGGGAATTAGTGGTGGCGTTGACTCTACCACTACTGGGCGTTTAGCTCAGTTAGCGGTAGAACAGCTAAATGAACAAACTAACAGCCAAGACTATCGCTTTATTGCCATGCGTCTACCTTATGGCGAGCAAAAAGATGAAGCTGATGCGCAGCTCGCACTTGGATTTATTAAACCATCTTATATTGTTACCACCAATATTAAGGATGGTACAGAAGGATTGCATCAAAGTGCTAGCTCAAGCTTGCAAGCTGCAGGCTTAGCCATACCAGAGCAAGCTGCGGTAGATTTTGCTAAGGGTAATGTTAAAGCAAGAATGAGAATGATTGCTCAATACGAAATTGCAGGCCTCACTGGCGCTTTAGTGATTGGTACAGATCACTCGGCAGAGAACTTAACCGGCTTTTACACTAAGCATGGCGACGGCGCTTGTGATTTAGCCCCCATTTTTGGCTTGAACAAACGTCAGGTTCGTCAAGTGGCTGGCTATTTAGGGGCGCCTGAACCCCTAATTGGCAAAGCGCCAACGGCAGACTTAGAGGAAGATCGCCCACAACTACCCGATGAGGTCGCTTTAGGTGTAACTTACGACCAAATAGATGACTTTCTCGAAGGTAAAACGGTTGATAGCGCCGTTGAGCAAAAACTGATAGCGATCTATCAGCGTACTCAACACAAGCGTCAGGCTATTCCCACTATCTACGATTGA